Part of the Sebastes umbrosus isolate fSebUmb1 chromosome 3, fSebUmb1.pri, whole genome shotgun sequence genome is shown below.
ACAGACAAGGATTCAAATGATAGCGCTGTGCCATCTGGATTTGAGGACAACGACGAGCTGCAAAATCACGGTAAAGCCCTGTGGATTCTCGTTTAGAGGATTCAGCCAGCATACAGATGTATTACCAGCTCGGGAATTAGAGCAAATCCATCAAATTGCAATCATGACCTTGTTTCATATTAATCTCTATGCTGACCACAGAGGCCAACAACTGTTAAAGAAAGCCTTAACTCTGTTGCCCCCTGTTGGTCATGAAGGATATTACATGTTTTCATGATAAAAAAAGGAGGATTTGTGTATAGATTGTACTGTAgatttattaaaaattaaaaaaaaacaccataatcTTATTCCAGGGCTGAATGGCGTCCAGAGTCGAGCTCAAAGTGAGAGCAGCGGTGAGTTCAGCATGAGCCTGGAAAATGAGCCATGGTCAAATGGCAGCAGCCCTGTCCAGCAGCCTCCATCAcgccgctcctcctcctccttccagcCCCCCAGTGATACCTCCacaccccaacacacacagaagcagcagcacAAGGAGAGAGCCTCTACCCTGCCCATCGCCAACAGCCAGAATTCAGATATCCAGTCTATGCCAAAACAGAAGAATTCTGGGCTCTCCCAGGACTTCTGGCTCACAAGGGGTACAAAGAGCATTCGAAGGGGGTCAAGAGGGAAAGTGACGCGTCGCTCCTCGGATTCAGCGGGCACAGTCAAAGTGATCCCAGGGCTCAACAGGATGAATTCAAAAACGACGAGCTCTAGCAAAGCTGAAACTACCCAAGTTTTAGCTTGTTCACCTATCACAGTGCTGTATGTTCAGGGCAAGTCATCCTCAATGTCTGGCTGCCTCAACTGTTTCTCCACCCCTTTGGGGAAAGAGGGGCGACTGAAAGGGATCAAGTCGCCAGAAAGGCTCCCCCGAGCCAGCAGCGTCATTTCCACAGCAGAGGGATCGTCCCGACGCTCCAGTGTAAACAGTGACTGCAGGGCGACAGTCAAGACTGACCCGCTCTCTGTCCAGGTTTCAGAAGAGGGCAGTAATCAGGAGGAAGCAATGAGTCAACCTGACCCAGAGACTAATAACAGTGAGCCTGAGCCCATTCCTCCAGTCAAACCTCCCAGAGACCCAACAGTTGTTGTTCCCACAGACGGCCCCAAATCCCCAGTGCAGGAGTCCCTTTTCGGCTCCTCGTTCACTTTCAACTCTGTCTTCTCAAACACGATCTTCAGTGATTCTGTGGTCACGACCATGACCAGTCTGGATGCCCTTGACAACAACCAGACCTTCCTCTGTCTGAATTCCTCTCTGGTGCAAAACTGTCAGCTAGAGAGCCAGGAGTCCACTCCTAACACACCACAAACACTGCTCAACGCAGAGAATGAGCAGAATCAAAATGCAGAACATGCAGTTGGGTTGGAGGAGAAGGACAAGCCCCTCACAATTGCATGAAAGCAGCTGCCACATCATTGGATATTGTGTTATTCAAATAAAGCAGGTAGCTGCGAGGCCACTTTTCATCACATCAACCGAAGCACAGAGTTTAAGTCACTGTAATTTAAtatgtttgcatttttttcctctgacTACCTGAGTATACAGTAATCTTAAGAGGTGTATATAAGAATATGTTTAGATACTTCTGGTTCAGATTTTCTTTCCACACACACCTTTAGTGAAAGTTAGAGTAGTTGACTGAAAGATGTATGGATAGATGTCCCCTTTTGCCCATTAAAAATTAGATTGGTGTTGGGACTTGAGCTTGTTTATCTTTACTTTACCACACTGACAATCCTGTTATGTAATATTTGTGTTTGCCAAAACAGTTTGTTCATCTCTGCTGTTTCTATTTATGTCCTGTCACTCAGACAGatcttttaaattattatatgttgatTCCTGTATCTATTAGATTTAATTGTGAGCCTGGAGGAAATGTGACGTTCATGTGTGAGAAACTGTAAATCTTGTAAAATTGATGTATACCTGAATGCTATTTTCCCTTAAATAAAGAAACCCTCTATGTAAAATATGTACTTgcgttgtcattgttttctaaTATTCCATGAGCCAGACCAGATATTGGGACCATCTGAGTGGGCAAAGCCTTACCTATACTAAATTGTTTATTGAGTCAATATAAGTAAATTAATAGGTAATTATTATATGTTCTCCACAAGAGCAGCTTTTCACATTGATTGGACATTTTGTTATTTGCATTATGACTCATTTGCATtattttacctgttcaaaaagtaattgtatacaATGTCGGAAAAAGTCAgcttatagtatgtcgataatggTCATAAAGATtaccatagtatagtatgccataaaaataagttataaaaaagtcatggtatagtattgcataaaaaaaaatcatggtatactatgttgaaaaacGTAATATTATAGTACGCCAATAAAGTCATGGTAAAGTCtgccataaaaaaatgtcatagtattcTATGCAATAAAAGATGGCATgaaaattgtcatagtatactatggcgtttttatggcattttttatgaaatactatactaatgataaattaccataaccataaaaatatcataaaaaatatcGTAGTAtaccaaaaaaatgtcatagtatagtatgccatgaaaaataatgtaagaaaacatgtcatagtataaaatgccATTACAAATTTCctaaaaatgtcacattatgcgataaaaatgacatgaaaaatgtcatgacaaGGTTTGCCATAGAaaatagtatggtatgtcatagtatagtttgccATAGAAAAagttatatagtatgtcaaaaaaaatgtcattgtatagtatgccataaaaagtcattaacaaatttcacaatatagtatgtcacaaataATGTCTTAGTATATGTCGAAAAacgtcataaaaagtcatagtatagtatgtcggggaaaaaaaatagtacaatatgacgaaaaaataaaaaagtcatagtatagtatgtcaaaaaaattaaaaagtaatagtataatatgtcaaaaagagtaataaaaaagtcaggatactatattgaaaaaagtcatagtgtagtatgttgataaaagccataaaaaagtgtcataaaaagtcatggtatagtatgccataaaaaagtcatactttagtatagtatgccacAAAAAAgggtcacagtatagtatgccatgcgaatatcatagtatagtatgccatgaaaAATGTTCATTGTAAAGTATGGGgtaaaaatgacataaaaaatatcatagaatagtatgtcacaaaaaaatataatattgtatgccataaataatgtcataaaaaagtttttaaaaataccaCCGtctagtatgccataaaaatgacatactatagtatgccaaaaaaaagtcatacaaattgtcatagtataattatagactgtataaaatatggatgtaGTCTCCATGATGTCATACTATTCTATGAAAATGTTATATCCCTGCAATGAATTCATTCACATTTATGGCAAAAAGCGGACAGTTCTACAGACGTGCAGCCAGTGCAGTCTGTTTTATATTATGAATTTTaacacttttttcaacatactatactatgacttttttttgacatactatactatgacttttttattttttcgaaatactatactatgacttttttattttttaacagctattctcaacccttgggccggggcccactggtgggcctcagagcgccacctagtgggccGCAAAAGTACTGACAAATGGTTAaattaacctcttcaaaatccAACAGCctctattttgtttttcagaggttgtagcgggtgggttttaaagctagaggaagGATGCTGgaatgatatgaaactaaaaatcctaaggaacccattggtcCCAACCATGCCATGCTAGCTTTTCGGGAAGGATGTTAAATAAAACTTCAAAAAgtcacgctaaattttggcgaggaaaaactggcatggtcattttcaaaggggtcccttgacctctgacctccagatatgtgaatgaaaatgagttctatggatacccacgagtctcccctttacagacatttgtCTCGGATGCAGTAACACAAAATggagcgtttttttttgttatatgaaaagtgatgttggagacaacTCTGCaaccagtaaaagctccaaagcgtgtggtgaggaaatatgaccctgaatagtttggattcataatgtcaggcagtgatgggtgagagTAAGCTGAATAtgtatgtgggtcattacacctgacagtggcaaaacacatatttatagcccagtttgtcatttattttggaGTTGGTCCTCAgaattattttaacaatcacacgtgggcctcaagttacaaaaggttgagaacccctgtatTAAAAGAACATCTCTCGAGCACCGCCCCTGAGAATGAGGCAGGTGGATTGGATGTCAGGTCAGTCACGTGACACCATGCGGAAGCGGACCATTTTCAGCCTAAAAACCAAACATTCGTGGGTGGTGGTGTTGAGTTATTCAATCTGGACTGACGTTATACCTAGCTGCTCTGCACTGGAGTGGTTTCATAAACTGTACCGCATAACTCCACGGTTGTACCCGGGTGTTGGCACGATGCTGAACGCCGCCGCCGCGGAGAGGAACAAGGATCCCATCCTGTCGGTGCTCCGGGAGACGGTGAACACCGGGAGACCCCTGCAGGCTCTGGAGATCTCCTCCGGTACCGGGCAGCACGTCACACACTTCGCTCAGGCCCTGAGGAACATCATCTGGCAGCCCTCAGAGTACGACCGCCAGTCTCTCTCCAGGTAAACACAGCATCAGCTGGTAAATAGTCACGTCACTGTTACATAACGTGAACAGACTCGGTTAACGGTGTGGATTCATTTCTGCGCAGCaaacttcaagcaaggcatttaATGCTGCTGTTGCATGGATGTGTTTTGTTAGACATAATGATGTCTTTTGTTCCCATTCTCAGTATCGAAGCGTACAGAGCCCACTACCAGCTGCACAATGTGAGGCCTGCCATCCACCTGGATGCTTCTCTGCCCTACCAGTACTGGGGAGGCATCCAGCCAGAGAGCCTGGACCTGGTGGTCAACATCAACATGATACACATTTCTCCAATGGCTTGCACAGAGGTAGGGctgctgattttatttttttttataaatgcttATGCTGttagataagatcagatattcctttattactcctgcagtggggaaatgtgcagtgtgcagcagcaaaggggatagtgcaaaaacaagatgcatcagctaacacagtaaaaaaagagctaaacaaagtgtaacaaacatgaaccatttaaatagaagtataaaaataggatcagtatatacagtattgacaataaacagactattaagaCTCTAGTAGAATAcacaatactgtacattataacAAATTATTTCTATCTGTGTGGCTCCTGGATGATAGATTAAGTGATTAAGAGATCAATGTTGTCTTTCTCAATcttaaaaaaactatataaatgatataactACATGCAAGATGCTATTTCGTCTTACCAGATTGTGGCCAATGTGGGCAAATATAAAGTATgttttataagataagatattccttttattagtcccgcagtggggtaatttgcagtgtacagcagcaaaggggataatacaaaaaacaagatgcatcagctaacgcagtaaaaaagagctaaacaaagtgtaacaaaatatgaaccatttaaatagaaggaagtataaaataggagcagtatatacagtattgacaataaacagactattaacaaaattgcacaagtggaaaatgataatgcacagtgagaatgaatgaatgaatgaaattccacctggaAATATCAgattattgtcagttttttggtgtgtaagtggtctactgggagcagagctggttgtggtctactgggagcagcgctggttgtggtctactgggagcagttctggttgtggagtctgacagctgcaggaagggaGGACCTGTGATAACGCTCCTTcccacactttgggtggagcagcctgtcgctgaaggagctctccagtgctgagatgatgtcctgcatggggtgggagtcattctccatcatggatgatagcttagccatcatcctcctctctgatGGCTAAACTGTCATCCGTGTTGGAGAGTATAGACATGGTGTTGTGATTGGTCTTAAATAACCCAAGAACCTAAGGTTCCTGCCCAAAACTGGATTACCAATTGGCAAAGCGGGCAACCTCTTCCCTGGGCCCCTCAGGATCCCCGAAAGCCCCAGATTtaatgtgtggtaatttgataAATTGCACATTTATTTGGTAATACTGTATGCACCACTAAAGCAAACTGAAATGTTAGGCCTCATCAGCACCTGCATTATTTCCTAATCTCGAGGACCATGTAGCAGAGAGGCCCCTAGATAAAAATCAAGTTTTAAGCTTCAGGCTTTATAATTTGGGTTTATATTGTGCTTTCACTGTGCatatatcttttaaaaaa
Proteins encoded:
- the mettl26 gene encoding methyltransferase-like 26; this translates as MSGQSRDTMRKRTIFSLKTKHSWVVVLSYSIWTDVIPSCSALEWFHKLYRITPRLYPGVGTMLNAAAAERNKDPILSVLRETVNTGRPLQALEISSGTGQHVTHFAQALRNIIWQPSEYDRQSLSSIEAYRAHYQLHNVRPAIHLDASLPYQYWGGIQPESLDLVVNINMIHISPMACTEGLFKGAGAVLKPQGLLLTYGPYAMNGQITPQSNVDFDYSLRQRNSEWGLRDLSLLSSTAQRNGLFLEKIVDMPANNKCILFRKESLV